In Pelosinus sp. UFO1, one genomic interval encodes:
- a CDS encoding ferritin — translation MIGKKLQDAINNQIQAEMSSAHLYLAMSVESEEKNLKGFAHWLKLQYQEENGHAFKLIDYLLERGGSVKLQAIEAPASDFGTPVELFEKVLAHEIHISKLINKLYEVAIEEKDYAAQIFLQWFITEQVEEEANASAVLERLKFVGDKGGSLLYIDKELGKRD, via the coding sequence ATGATTGGTAAAAAACTTCAAGATGCAATTAATAATCAAATCCAAGCTGAAATGAGCTCTGCACATCTTTATTTAGCAATGTCTGTAGAAAGTGAAGAGAAGAATCTTAAGGGATTTGCTCATTGGCTTAAGTTACAATACCAAGAAGAAAACGGTCATGCCTTTAAACTGATTGATTATTTATTAGAGCGAGGCGGTAGTGTTAAGCTACAAGCAATTGAAGCTCCAGCAAGTGATTTTGGCACTCCTGTTGAGTTATTTGAAAAGGTATTGGCTCATGAAATACACATTAGTAAATTAATTAACAAGTTATATGAAGTAGCCATAGAAGAAAAAGACTATGCTGCACAAATCTTCTTGCAATGGTTTATAACAGAACAAGTAGAAGAAGAAGCGAATGCTTCTGCAGTATTAGAAAGATTGAAATTTGTTGGCGATAAAGGCGGCTCCCTTCTTTATATTGATAAAGAACTTGGGAAACGCGATTAA
- a CDS encoding alpha/beta fold hydrolase produces the protein MSVLFIHGWATNKAIWPQSLTGEGKHIYDCANYPNYQHLTKTFLEICKQEEEKITLVGWSLGGMLSLQLAAEYTEKIARLILLSTTPRFTLCQSYEGGLPGSVVKKLSRKLPRNPWETQMEFYHLMFSPMEKEWQQKFITHIAPHFSNINVKNLQAGLSYLMEQDLRQELAKVNIPCLIIHGMEDKICPPNAAQYLLQHLPQAELRLLHGTGHVPFITQEKYVKDLVLEGIS, from the coding sequence ATGTCAGTCCTTTTCATTCATGGTTGGGCAACTAATAAAGCCATTTGGCCGCAAAGTCTTACGGGGGAAGGAAAGCATATTTATGATTGTGCAAACTACCCTAATTATCAACATTTGACAAAAACTTTTTTGGAGATATGCAAGCAGGAAGAGGAAAAAATTACACTGGTGGGATGGTCTTTAGGAGGGATGTTATCGTTGCAATTGGCGGCTGAGTATACCGAGAAAATTGCGCGGCTGATTCTTCTATCCACTACACCGCGCTTTACTTTGTGCCAGAGTTATGAGGGGGGATTACCTGGAAGTGTAGTAAAAAAATTAAGCCGCAAGCTTCCTCGTAATCCATGGGAGACCCAAATGGAGTTTTATCATTTAATGTTTTCTCCAATGGAAAAAGAATGGCAACAAAAATTTATTACTCACATAGCGCCTCATTTTTCTAACATTAATGTTAAGAATTTGCAAGCAGGGCTTTCTTATTTAATGGAACAAGATTTACGGCAGGAGCTGGCGAAAGTTAATATTCCCTGTCTCATTATCCATGGTATGGAAGATAAGATTTGCCCCCCTAACGCTGCTCAATACTTGTTGCAGCATTTGCCACAGGCCGAGCTAAGGTTGCTGCATGGCACAGGGCATGTTCCTTTTATAACGCAAGAAAAGTATGTAAAAGATCTAGTACTGGAGGGGATATCATGA
- the bioC gene encoding malonyl-ACP O-methyltransferase BioC — MINKTQVSCHFGRRSQAYDEYAVVQKNMGYSLLELVKEAGVFQNILEIGCGTGFLTGLLAQMYPKAKITASDISSEMLTVASKNLSQYENVSYVLEDGEDLKLSEKFDLIVSNAAFQWFNDYQQAFTQMERHLLPGGCLIYATFGEHTFYELNQSFQAAHRSLEITKVHHGPEFISMQKLAHITSGLGLSVHLQEENITEKFKCVREFLTSVKKIGANNSSNGNNILIHRQLMLSMMDFYKNTFEQLGQIPATYHIIYGSHQKS, encoded by the coding sequence ATGATTAACAAAACCCAGGTAAGCTGTCATTTTGGCAGAAGGTCTCAAGCGTATGATGAATATGCAGTTGTACAAAAAAACATGGGATATTCCCTATTGGAATTGGTTAAAGAAGCTGGAGTATTTCAGAATATCTTGGAAATTGGCTGTGGTACAGGATTCTTGACAGGATTGTTAGCACAAATGTATCCGAAGGCAAAAATTACCGCTAGCGATATTTCATCAGAAATGTTAACAGTGGCTAGTAAAAATTTATCCCAATATGAGAATGTAAGTTATGTGTTGGAAGATGGAGAAGATCTAAAGTTGTCTGAGAAGTTTGATTTGATTGTTTCTAATGCTGCGTTTCAGTGGTTTAATGATTATCAACAGGCTTTTACGCAAATGGAGCGTCATTTATTACCTGGAGGGTGTCTTATCTATGCTACCTTTGGTGAACATACTTTTTATGAATTGAATCAGTCCTTTCAAGCTGCCCATAGGTCTTTAGAAATTACAAAGGTGCATCATGGCCCTGAGTTTATTTCTATGCAAAAATTAGCTCATATTACTTCTGGTCTAGGGCTTTCAGTTCACCTTCAGGAAGAAAATATAACAGAAAAATTCAAATGTGTTCGGGAGTTTTTGACGTCAGTAAAAAAAATAGGAGCTAACAATTCTTCTAACGGGAATAATATATTAATTCATCGACAGCTTATGTTATCGATGATGGATTTTTATAAAAATACATTTGAGCAGCTTGGGCAAATACCTGCTACATATCATATTATTTATGGCAGCCACCAAAAAAGCTAG
- a CDS encoding cytochrome b/b6 domain-containing protein, with the protein MKLLLHPLPIRIFHWVLFSCVMVLLFTGLYINTAWDMVLLPMRVNRKLHTLFSAILIVNLIGHLYYYLYTRKITDVIFTLRDWVNIPSFLRYVFFIKPDHPNFGRYNPGQKVLFSFWFLTIIIAAITGIILLFPEHSQWFQRMLGGLNIIRILHFYVAIFFAMSIPLHLYLVFTESPANLQAMFTGYINKDIKPEIINKEKEDPSI; encoded by the coding sequence ATGAAGTTACTTTTACATCCACTGCCAATACGGATTTTTCATTGGGTATTGTTTAGTTGTGTTATGGTGCTATTATTTACAGGGCTTTATATAAACACAGCTTGGGATATGGTACTACTGCCAATGCGAGTCAATCGAAAACTTCATACCCTTTTTAGTGCCATCTTAATCGTGAATCTAATAGGGCATTTGTATTATTATTTATACACGAGAAAAATCACTGATGTTATATTTACACTTCGTGACTGGGTAAATATACCCAGCTTTCTACGTTATGTTTTCTTTATTAAGCCAGATCATCCTAACTTTGGTCGCTATAACCCGGGACAGAAGGTTTTGTTCTCCTTTTGGTTTTTAACAATAATAATTGCTGCTATTACAGGCATCATCTTATTATTCCCCGAACATTCTCAATGGTTTCAGCGAATGCTAGGTGGGTTAAATATCATTCGAATTTTGCATTTTTACGTAGCAATCTTTTTTGCCATGTCGATTCCTTTACATTTATATCTTGTATTTACGGAAAGTCCAGCCAATTTACAGGCTATGTTTACTGGATATATTAACAAAGATATAAAACCCGAGATAATCAACAAAGAAAAGGAAGATCCAAGTATTTAA
- a CDS encoding nickel-dependent hydrogenase large subunit produces the protein MTKKVIFPMTRVHEPLRVDVDIQNGKVVDATVGATLFRGFEIMMIGRDPRDAALLTQRICGICSSAHAVAATFAMQQAFRLSPTLNGQHIINLIFAADIIQNQIRHFYVLAIYDYLKGPNMPPYTPRLEGDYRLPQKLTDELMAHTKEGMLKAMRAHEMLAIFGAKIPMQQTILVTGVTEQASADRISAYLGILQELTDWVENVYLYDVAVLADYYKDYYTIGSTKGNMISYGMFPQPITGKREFPSGVIFEKGKVQPLDTSKISEDIRHSWYQDDQETRNPIEGTTVPDRNKAEAYSWIKSPRYEGYAFEGGPLARAWISGEYQRGTGVMDRIITRAQETLKICRMAQDWISQLVPGGPTLSKYAVPMQGEGAGLTDAMRGPLGHWIKIKDSKIVHYQIVTPTAWTFSPRDNQGKRGPVEESLLDTPVANTEDLIEIGRVIRSFDPCFTCAVHTIDAPEHKPPMTL, from the coding sequence ATGACAAAAAAAGTAATTTTCCCTATGACAAGGGTACACGAACCCCTTAGAGTGGACGTTGATATTCAAAATGGTAAAGTAGTGGATGCCACAGTTGGGGCTACTTTGTTTCGTGGATTTGAAATAATGATGATTGGACGCGATCCACGTGATGCGGCGCTTCTAACCCAGCGTATCTGCGGAATTTGTTCCAGCGCACATGCTGTAGCTGCTACATTTGCCATGCAGCAGGCCTTTAGATTATCACCGACATTAAATGGTCAGCACATCATCAATTTAATTTTTGCAGCAGATATTATACAAAATCAGATCCGTCACTTTTACGTTCTGGCCATTTATGATTATTTGAAAGGTCCAAACATGCCTCCCTATACTCCTCGACTTGAGGGTGACTATCGCTTACCCCAAAAGCTGACTGACGAATTAATGGCTCATACAAAAGAAGGTATGCTCAAGGCGATGCGTGCCCATGAAATGCTGGCGATATTTGGTGCCAAAATTCCAATGCAGCAAACAATTCTTGTTACTGGAGTCACTGAGCAAGCATCCGCTGACCGCATCAGTGCGTACCTAGGTATTTTACAGGAACTAACAGACTGGGTTGAAAACGTCTATCTCTATGATGTGGCAGTCTTAGCAGATTATTATAAAGATTACTATACTATCGGCAGTACCAAAGGCAATATGATATCCTACGGTATGTTTCCCCAACCGATAACTGGTAAACGGGAATTTCCGTCGGGTGTTATTTTCGAAAAGGGTAAGGTACAGCCTCTGGATACTAGTAAAATTAGTGAAGATATACGGCACAGTTGGTACCAGGATGATCAAGAAACACGTAATCCTATAGAGGGAACAACAGTACCCGACCGGAATAAAGCAGAGGCTTATTCTTGGATAAAATCTCCTCGCTATGAGGGTTATGCCTTTGAAGGAGGACCACTAGCCAGGGCTTGGATTAGTGGCGAATATCAGCGAGGAACAGGTGTTATGGATCGAATCATCACACGTGCCCAAGAAACACTCAAAATATGCCGCATGGCACAAGATTGGATTAGCCAGCTTGTCCCTGGTGGCCCCACTCTTTCAAAATATGCGGTGCCAATGCAAGGGGAAGGTGCAGGCCTAACAGATGCAATGCGTGGACCTTTAGGCCACTGGATTAAAATAAAGGATAGTAAAATTGTACATTATCAAATTGTTACACCAACCGCTTGGACCTTTTCCCCTCGCGATAATCAAGGAAAACGAGGCCCCGTCGAAGAAAGCCTGCTAGATACACCCGTCGCAAATACAGAAGATCTAATAGAAATTGGTCGGGTAATCCGCTCCTTTGACCCTTGCTTTACCTGCGCCGTCCATACGATAGATGCCCCAGAACATAAACCGCCTATGACTCTCTAA
- a CDS encoding hydrogenase small subunit yields the protein MLSRREFIHLCMSTAVGMSLTEYLIPIMHNAIAQSKTNKAPVIWLELGSCTGNSVSLENAVNPTLEQLLSEILDVRYHWLLNVANGEDATKALEETLEKEAGKFWLVVEGSVMTADNGRYNEVFLRNGNMVTGLDAIMDIAAKAKYVISVGDCAAFGGPSAAHPNPAGAKGVWEVVNRQVINIPGCPAHPDWMTGTFSHLLFYGVPELDSYNRPLMFFGKTIHDLCQRRQQFEDGIFADFPGGEGCLFRVGCKGPVTHADCPLRQWNHYVNWPVKAGAPCIGCASPNFPDGMMPFYNHLPDIQTPFTALNVKKIGAAMVALGTGGVATHFAVGIYKKRIHKHYVDGTKPLEVSEPETLEQAKKELEELTKQKNALLAKTRKLEANHPVRHRKWWRRKLAEIFQGKDKNED from the coding sequence ATGCTTTCAAGACGAGAATTTATTCATTTATGTATGTCGACGGCTGTGGGAATGAGCCTAACAGAGTACCTAATTCCTATCATGCATAATGCCATTGCGCAAAGTAAAACCAACAAGGCACCTGTAATTTGGCTGGAACTTGGCTCTTGCACGGGAAATTCTGTATCACTAGAAAATGCCGTGAACCCCACCTTAGAACAATTACTGTCAGAAATACTAGATGTTCGCTATCATTGGCTATTAAATGTTGCCAATGGTGAGGATGCCACCAAAGCATTAGAAGAAACGTTAGAAAAGGAAGCCGGAAAGTTTTGGCTTGTCGTAGAAGGATCTGTAATGACAGCTGATAACGGCCGCTATAATGAAGTCTTTCTCAGGAATGGCAACATGGTGACAGGTCTTGATGCAATAATGGATATTGCGGCAAAAGCAAAATATGTGATTTCTGTTGGTGATTGTGCTGCCTTCGGTGGCCCTTCCGCAGCTCATCCTAACCCTGCTGGCGCGAAAGGTGTATGGGAAGTAGTAAATAGGCAAGTGATCAATATCCCTGGATGTCCTGCTCATCCTGATTGGATGACGGGAACTTTTAGTCACCTTTTGTTTTATGGCGTACCCGAATTGGATAGTTATAATCGTCCCCTTATGTTCTTTGGCAAAACGATTCACGATTTATGCCAAAGACGTCAGCAATTTGAGGATGGAATATTTGCTGATTTTCCTGGTGGCGAGGGTTGTTTGTTTCGGGTAGGCTGTAAAGGTCCTGTTACTCATGCCGATTGCCCTTTGCGCCAGTGGAATCATTATGTTAATTGGCCTGTCAAAGCTGGCGCTCCCTGCATCGGCTGTGCCAGTCCTAATTTTCCAGATGGAATGATGCCTTTTTATAACCACTTACCAGACATTCAAACTCCTTTCACTGCATTAAATGTAAAGAAGATCGGCGCAGCGATGGTAGCTTTAGGTACAGGCGGTGTTGCCACACATTTTGCGGTTGGAATATACAAAAAACGAATACATAAGCATTATGTTGATGGTACCAAACCCCTCGAAGTCTCGGAACCTGAGACACTAGAGCAAGCGAAAAAAGAATTAGAAGAGCTAACAAAACAAAAAAACGCCTTACTTGCTAAAACAAGAAAGTTAGAGGCGAATCATCCTGTACGACACCGCAAGTGGTGGCGACGTAAGTTGGCTGAAATCTTTCAAGGCAAAGATAAAAATGAGGACTGA
- a CDS encoding FAD-dependent oxidoreductase, producing the protein MLRDWYKAKKSREIGAQGDLHNESSNVKNYDVIVVGAGPAGASAAYFMAKEGLDVLLLERGPFPGAKSCGGTSLIAEHTHKLFPNFWEECHCERIVIQQAYWFMTEDSLLSSSFQSMKLAAAPYNHFTVKRRSLYQWLVDKANAVGVSVHLNHHVTEVIFEGTQAIGVEVSLPQKSRFFANVIILADGANSLVGERSGLIPRVSSQNLALYVKETIALSARVIEERFNLSPGYGSLIGLIGYPTAGFNGTGSIHTFKDSLNINVGMAISDFAISGIRPYELLDRIKNHPFIKTLLIGGKTIEYGGSVIPEGGYHAIPKLVHPGLIIIGDAASLVNGTHGINLAMWSGFFASQAVYESKKSRDFSVKKLSLYSTLLDESFVMQDLKANAKIASLQRDLPYLFDLYTKIANDTAYHVAKVYSMPKKAKRKFIFKKITSIQPIFKMASDIWKILKVVKG; encoded by the coding sequence ATGTTAAGAGATTGGTATAAGGCAAAAAAATCACGTGAAATCGGCGCGCAAGGCGATCTGCATAATGAGAGCAGTAACGTGAAAAACTATGACGTTATTGTGGTTGGAGCGGGTCCCGCAGGAGCTAGTGCTGCTTATTTTATGGCAAAAGAAGGACTGGATGTTTTGCTTTTGGAGCGAGGGCCTTTTCCAGGGGCTAAGAGCTGTGGTGGTACTTCACTGATTGCCGAACATACTCACAAATTATTCCCTAACTTCTGGGAAGAATGTCACTGCGAACGTATTGTAATCCAGCAAGCTTATTGGTTTATGACAGAGGATTCGTTACTGTCATCCTCTTTTCAAAGCATGAAACTGGCTGCTGCCCCTTATAATCATTTTACAGTAAAACGTAGAAGTCTTTATCAATGGCTTGTTGATAAGGCTAATGCTGTAGGAGTCTCTGTACATCTTAATCATCATGTTACAGAAGTAATATTTGAAGGTACTCAGGCGATTGGCGTTGAAGTATCATTACCACAAAAATCTAGATTCTTTGCAAATGTTATTATTTTAGCTGACGGGGCCAACTCCTTGGTTGGTGAACGTTCTGGACTTATACCGAGAGTATCATCCCAAAACTTAGCCCTTTATGTAAAAGAAACCATTGCTCTGTCAGCTCGGGTGATTGAAGAGCGGTTTAATTTGTCTCCTGGGTATGGTAGTTTAATTGGGTTGATCGGTTATCCTACGGCTGGTTTTAATGGCACTGGCTCGATACATACATTTAAAGACAGTCTCAATATTAATGTAGGTATGGCAATTTCTGATTTTGCCATATCAGGTATTCGCCCTTATGAGCTGTTGGATCGGATAAAGAACCACCCTTTTATTAAGACCCTATTGATTGGTGGTAAGACAATCGAATATGGAGGATCGGTAATTCCAGAAGGTGGGTATCATGCCATCCCGAAACTAGTTCATCCGGGATTAATCATCATTGGTGATGCCGCATCCCTAGTTAATGGTACCCATGGCATAAATTTGGCAATGTGGTCGGGCTTTTTCGCTTCTCAAGCAGTTTATGAGAGTAAAAAAAGTAGGGATTTTTCAGTAAAAAAGTTATCGTTATATAGTACCTTGTTAGATGAAAGTTTCGTTATGCAGGATCTAAAAGCGAATGCCAAAATTGCCAGCCTACAACGTGACCTTCCTTATTTATTCGATTTATATACCAAGATAGCGAACGACACAGCCTATCATGTGGCAAAAGTATATTCGATGCCAAAAAAAGCGAAACGTAAATTTATCTTTAAGAAAATAACCAGTATCCAGCCAATTTTTAAAATGGCTAGTGATATATGGAAAATACTGAAGGTAGTAAAAGGATGA
- a CDS encoding ferredoxin family protein, producing MNKIDDRLQFLHYQIDEDWQHVIVIDEAICQTCHNKQCLTFCPSGVFKENKEKEQPLLILYKQCIECGGCRLICDNIDFSYPKGGYGVLFMEGEL from the coding sequence ATGAATAAGATTGATGATCGGCTACAATTTCTTCATTATCAAATCGATGAGGACTGGCAGCATGTTATCGTCATAGACGAGGCAATTTGTCAGACCTGTCATAATAAACAATGCTTAACCTTCTGTCCATCTGGTGTATTTAAAGAAAATAAAGAAAAAGAACAACCGCTACTCATACTGTATAAACAGTGTATCGAGTGTGGCGGTTGCCGTTTGATTTGTGATAATATTGATTTTTCTTACCCCAAGGGTGGTTATGGCGTTCTATTTATGGAAGGGGAGTTATAA
- a CDS encoding xanthine phosphoribosyltransferase: MDLLKQRIQTDGLILNDSLLKVDSFLNHQIDPELMMKIGEEFARRFEGELITKILTIESSGIAISVMAGLVLKVPVVFARKKKSVTVNDNLYSTKVYSFTKNESNDIIVSKQFLQKEDKVLIIDDFLANGEAAAGLANIVKQANATVVGIGIVIEKSFQPGAQKLTQAGYRVESLARIGSFSQGQANFLSDD; this comes from the coding sequence ATGGATTTACTAAAACAAAGGATTCAGACCGATGGCTTAATTCTAAATGATTCTTTGCTAAAAGTTGATTCCTTTTTAAATCATCAAATTGATCCTGAACTTATGATGAAAATTGGAGAAGAATTTGCTCGCCGCTTTGAAGGAGAGTTAATTACTAAAATCTTAACTATTGAGTCATCAGGAATCGCAATATCAGTTATGGCAGGGCTGGTACTTAAAGTACCCGTTGTTTTCGCCCGCAAAAAGAAATCTGTTACTGTTAATGATAACTTATACTCCACAAAAGTTTATTCTTTTACAAAAAATGAGAGCAATGACATTATTGTCTCAAAGCAATTTTTGCAAAAAGAGGACAAGGTCCTGATTATTGATGATTTTTTAGCTAACGGCGAAGCTGCTGCAGGTTTGGCTAACATTGTTAAGCAAGCGAATGCTACGGTAGTCGGGATAGGTATTGTAATTGAAAAGTCCTTCCAACCTGGAGCCCAAAAATTAACGCAAGCTGGTTACCGAGTGGAATCACTCGCAAGGATTGGCTCATTTTCACAAGGACAAGCTAATTTCTTATCGGATGACTAA
- the hydE gene encoding [FeFe] hydrogenase H-cluster radical SAM maturase HydE, with the protein MSKVLDIIKKAQSTHCLTKEEIVELLNCNECDQELFMAADRVRSQFVGDQVHLRGLIEFSNICQQNCCYCGLRRDNVKVKRYKLLPNAIIELAKKAKDYDYKTVVLQSGESQSYTVTEMEHIIRSIKALGLAITLSLGEKSKEEYQKYREAGADRYLLRIETTDEKVYESLHPGMSLTNRMRCLVDLKNLGYEVGTGCLVGLPNQTMESLAGDILFFKSLDADMIGLGPFIPNEDTPLAQEAGGNFTLSIKVMAITRLLLPDANIPATTAMETLNKNGRMIALQSGANVVMPNVTEGEYREMYMLYPGKICINDTPKHCRGCITGKIQGIGRQVSTEYGYRRRKK; encoded by the coding sequence GTGTCAAAAGTACTGGATATAATCAAGAAAGCACAAAGCACTCATTGTTTAACCAAAGAAGAAATCGTAGAATTACTTAATTGTAATGAGTGTGACCAAGAATTATTTATGGCAGCTGATAGGGTGCGCAGTCAATTCGTGGGAGATCAAGTACACTTGCGTGGTTTAATCGAGTTTTCAAATATCTGTCAACAGAACTGCTGCTATTGTGGACTAAGAAGGGATAATGTTAAGGTTAAGCGATATAAGCTGCTGCCTAACGCTATTATTGAACTTGCTAAAAAAGCAAAAGATTATGATTATAAGACGGTTGTGCTGCAATCGGGTGAGAGTCAATCCTACACTGTAACTGAGATGGAGCATATAATTCGCAGTATAAAGGCATTGGGATTGGCTATTACACTAAGCCTTGGTGAGAAAAGTAAAGAGGAATACCAAAAATACAGAGAAGCCGGTGCTGATCGGTATTTGCTTAGGATCGAAACTACAGATGAAAAGGTTTATGAAAGCTTACATCCAGGTATGAGTCTTACCAATAGAATGCGGTGTTTGGTTGATTTGAAAAATCTTGGGTATGAAGTAGGAACTGGATGTTTGGTAGGACTTCCGAATCAAACGATGGAATCATTGGCTGGGGATATTTTATTCTTTAAATCCTTGGATGCTGATATGATTGGACTAGGTCCCTTTATCCCTAATGAAGATACACCATTAGCGCAAGAGGCAGGTGGCAATTTTACCCTCAGTATTAAAGTGATGGCTATTACTCGATTGTTGTTGCCCGATGCGAATATACCAGCGACTACTGCTATGGAAACTCTAAATAAAAACGGTCGTATGATTGCATTGCAAAGTGGTGCCAATGTAGTTATGCCAAACGTTACAGAAGGTGAGTATCGAGAAATGTATATGCTATACCCTGGTAAAATTTGCATTAATGATACACCGAAACATTGTAGAGGTTGTATTACAGGCAAAATTCAAGGGATTGGTAGACAGGTTTCAACCGAATATGGTTATCGACGAAGGAAAAAATAG
- the motA gene encoding flagellar motor stator protein MotA: MELSTVLGVVVGFVAVGVGMVLKGANLAVLINPAAFLIILAGTAACLLNAFPMEILQKFPTLIKMLFKKPEFMSKVDMLKMFVELSQTARREGILALESRVDEVPDVFLKTGLSMVIDGLDPDFVGDVLEAEIQGMEERHRVGALIFSQAGSYAPTLGVLGAVVGLIAALGNLNDIDALGHSIAAAFVATLLGIFTGYVIWHPFSNKLKMMSKKEVEIRKMMVEGILSLQAGDSPTAIEAKLTVFISQTERNQMKAKTEEA, translated from the coding sequence TTGGAATTATCGACAGTATTAGGTGTTGTAGTTGGTTTCGTGGCTGTTGGTGTTGGGATGGTACTTAAAGGGGCAAATTTGGCGGTGTTAATCAATCCAGCGGCTTTTTTGATTATTCTCGCTGGTACAGCTGCTTGTTTGTTAAATGCCTTTCCTATGGAAATTCTTCAAAAATTTCCGACGCTAATTAAAATGCTATTTAAGAAACCGGAGTTTATGTCAAAGGTTGATATGCTGAAAATGTTTGTGGAATTATCCCAAACAGCGAGACGTGAAGGTATTTTGGCACTTGAAAGCCGTGTAGACGAGGTGCCAGACGTTTTTCTTAAAACTGGTTTGAGTATGGTTATTGACGGTCTTGATCCGGATTTTGTAGGGGACGTATTGGAAGCTGAAATTCAGGGAATGGAAGAGCGCCATCGTGTAGGAGCGTTAATTTTTTCCCAGGCTGGCTCTTATGCTCCAACATTAGGGGTACTTGGTGCGGTAGTTGGTTTGATTGCTGCATTAGGAAATTTAAATGATATCGATGCCCTTGGACATTCTATTGCAGCGGCCTTTGTTGCTACCTTATTAGGGATCTTTACGGGATATGTTATTTGGCATCCATTCTCAAATAAATTAAAAATGATGTCCAAAAAAGAGGTTGAAATAAGGAAGATGATGGTTGAAGGGATATTATCCCTGCAAGCTGGTGATTCACCTACAGCAATTGAAGCAAAACTTACTGTGTTTATTTCCCAAACAGAGAGAAATCAGATGAAGGCCAAAACGGAGGAAGCATAA